In a genomic window of Lacrimispora sp. BS-2:
- the rpsJ gene encoding 30S ribosomal protein S10, whose translation MASQVMRITLKAYDHQLVDQSAGKIIDTVKKTGSKVSGPVPLPTKKEVVTILRAVHKYKDSREQFEQRTHKRLIDIITPSQKTVDALSRLEMPAGVYIDIKMKNK comes from the coding sequence ATGGCAAGTCAAGTAATGAGAATCACATTAAAAGCGTATGATCATCAGTTGGTTGATCAGTCTGCAGGTAAAATTATCGACACTGTAAAAAAGACAGGATCAAAAGTGAGTGGACCGGTGCCGTTACCAACCAAGAAGGAAGTGGTAACCATCTTAAGGGCGGTTCACAAGTACAAAGATTCAAGAGAGCAGTTCGAGCAGAGAACGCATAAGAGACTCATTGATATCATTACACCAAGCCAGAAGACTGTTGATGCATTATCCAGACTGGAAATGCCGGCAGGTGTGTATATCGATATCAAGATGAAGAATAAATAA
- a CDS encoding cell wall-binding protein, which produces MKRKGLIVLAAAAMLAIGTSSMDAWAGWEQSGSGNAWIYKDDSGNRVTNTWKKGADNLWRYLNSNGEMAVNTWVENTYYMDSNGILVTDKWMKFQDSGSSQYKWYYFGSSGKAIMDNWSKINNKWYYFDPNGEMQTGWVLDNLYYCGTDGAMRTGWQKLFSPDSNYDSDRVTPGDNDDGKYWYYFNDSGKKYTPRDMSGDYASYKIDGVAYCFDSEGALQTGWKNVGVETAEYDIQNYKYYDSNGKLRVGWYSVEPPQDISGYEESVEWFYFSNSGVPKTGPKEGKATTQNITKINDKTYLFNNLGNPVYGLQKVMIGNSSEYTAFYFGDKKTSTMQKGRVKVIEGDGSDATYYFSDSGRGYTGVKDGSLYYMGKLQCADEGTKYEAIAIPTGSTTTTYVVNTSGKVAKNTTVKNSEGVKYKTGSNGNLLKVDDENPSGEGRTPTEPAWN; this is translated from the coding sequence ATGAAAAGAAAAGGTCTCATTGTGTTAGCTGCTGCGGCTATGCTGGCAATTGGTACTTCATCCATGGACGCTTGGGCTGGTTGGGAACAGTCTGGTTCGGGGAATGCATGGATTTATAAAGATGATAGTGGGAACAGAGTTACAAATACCTGGAAAAAGGGAGCGGACAACCTTTGGCGTTATTTAAACAGCAATGGTGAGATGGCCGTAAATACCTGGGTGGAAAATACTTATTATATGGACTCCAACGGAATCCTGGTCACGGATAAGTGGATGAAATTCCAGGATTCAGGCAGCTCTCAGTACAAGTGGTATTATTTTGGCAGCAGCGGAAAAGCCATTATGGATAATTGGTCCAAGATCAATAACAAGTGGTATTACTTTGATCCCAATGGCGAGATGCAGACCGGCTGGGTCCTTGATAATCTGTATTACTGCGGAACCGATGGAGCCATGCGTACCGGCTGGCAGAAGCTTTTCTCCCCGGACAGCAATTACGACAGTGACCGTGTCACTCCTGGGGATAACGACGATGGAAAATACTGGTATTACTTTAATGACAGCGGGAAAAAGTATACACCAAGGGATATGTCCGGGGATTATGCTTCCTATAAGATTGACGGAGTAGCCTATTGCTTTGATTCAGAGGGAGCGCTTCAGACCGGCTGGAAGAACGTTGGAGTTGAAACTGCCGAGTATGATATCCAGAATTATAAATATTATGACAGCAATGGAAAACTGAGAGTGGGCTGGTATTCTGTGGAACCGCCTCAGGATATTTCCGGCTATGAAGAGAGCGTAGAATGGTTTTATTTTTCAAATTCCGGTGTTCCAAAGACCGGTCCAAAGGAAGGAAAGGCCACCACTCAGAATATAACTAAAATTAATGATAAAACCTATCTGTTTAACAACCTGGGCAACCCTGTATATGGACTGCAGAAGGTGATGATTGGAAATTCTTCAGAATATACGGCATTTTATTTCGGAGATAAGAAAACCAGCACCATGCAAAAGGGAAGGGTAAAGGTGATCGAGGGAGACGGAAGCGATGCCACCTATTATTTCAGTGACAGCGGCCGCGGTTATACCGGAGTTAAGGATGGTTCCCTGTATTATATGGGAAAGCTTCAATGTGCGGATGAAGGAACCAAATATGAAGCCATTGCCATTCCGACAGGAAGCACCACCACTACTTATGTGGTGAATACTTCCGGCAAGGTAGCCAAAAATACCACGGTAAAGAACTCTGAGGGAGTGAAGTATAAGACCGGAAGCAACGGGAATTTATTAAAGGTAGATGATGAAAACCCAAGCGGAGAAGGCAGAACCCCCACAGAACCGGCATGGAATTAG
- a CDS encoding class I SAM-dependent methyltransferase has protein sequence MWIADGWKDYEVIDCSEGEKLERWGNYLLVRPDPQVIWSTPKKEKGWKKMNGHYHRSVKGGGEWEFFDLPEQWTISYKDLTFQLKPFSFKHTGLFPEQAANWDWFSEKIKQAGRPVKVLNLFAYTGGATLAAAKAGASVTHVDASKGMVGWAKENARSSNLESASIRWIVDDCVKFVEREIRRGNHYDAIIMDPPSYGRGPKGEIWKIEDAIHPLVHLCAQLLSEKPLFFLINSYTTGLAPSVLTYMISIEVKQKYGGVVESGEIGLPVTSTGLLLPCGASGRWSANA, from the coding sequence ATGTGGATTGCAGACGGCTGGAAAGATTATGAAGTGATAGACTGTTCAGAAGGAGAAAAGCTTGAGCGCTGGGGAAACTATCTCCTTGTTCGTCCTGACCCACAGGTTATCTGGTCCACTCCCAAGAAAGAAAAAGGCTGGAAGAAAATGAACGGCCACTATCACCGCAGCGTGAAGGGCGGAGGCGAGTGGGAGTTTTTCGATCTTCCGGAACAGTGGACAATCAGTTATAAGGATTTAACCTTTCAATTAAAGCCTTTCAGCTTTAAGCATACAGGACTCTTTCCGGAGCAGGCAGCCAACTGGGACTGGTTCAGTGAAAAAATAAAACAGGCCGGACGGCCTGTAAAAGTGCTGAACTTATTCGCCTACACCGGAGGTGCTACCCTGGCAGCGGCAAAGGCCGGAGCTTCTGTCACTCATGTTGATGCGTCCAAGGGAATGGTCGGCTGGGCCAAGGAAAATGCCCGCTCCTCCAATTTAGAATCCGCTTCCATCCGCTGGATCGTGGATGACTGCGTGAAATTCGTTGAAAGAGAGATCAGAAGGGGAAACCATTACGATGCGATCATTATGGATCCTCCTTCCTACGGAAGAGGGCCAAAGGGCGAAATCTGGAAAATAGAAGATGCCATACATCCTCTCGTTCATCTGTGCGCCCAGCTTTTATCCGAAAAACCACTGTTTTTCCTCATCAATTCCTATACCACAGGCTTGGCTCCTTCTGTATTAACCTATATGATATCCATTGAGGTGAAACAAAAATACGGCGGTGTTGTAGAGTCCGGGGAAATCGGGCTTCCAGTCACAAGCACCGGTCTTCTCCTGCCCTGCGGCGCATCCGGCAGATGGTCGGCAAACGCGTAA
- a CDS encoding acyltransferase gives MEEKYFRNKITWFTFLYSFLVIWVHSYNAVLFLGSTRLAYKTDWMERFLGGAVAQIAVPGFFLISSYLFFRGFTLDRLMVKWNSRIRSVLVPYIVWNFLYYLGYVVGSRIPVLSDIIGKGKVPFTITMAAESVLHYKYNYVFWYLNQLIQLILLAPLIYIIVKRKKTGCLFLAGILAAIYMGAVLPFLNLDALFYYSFGAFAAIHGKKIVEGPWNLKYLEAGAAVLIAAFFLYWVDFPGDIKGEMAASDVCFRLLVPVGLWLMVPEKHLIEAKEWMKQNFFLYATHFAMVRLMNKTGALLLPTVSAVPFGLFLLMPLFCVFFSYQIGRLLRRFLPGLWCLLNGGR, from the coding sequence GTGGAAGAAAAATATTTTCGAAATAAAATCACATGGTTTACATTTCTATATAGTTTTCTGGTCATATGGGTCCACTCCTACAATGCGGTATTGTTCTTAGGCAGCACAAGGCTGGCCTATAAGACAGACTGGATGGAACGGTTTTTAGGTGGCGCGGTGGCGCAGATTGCCGTACCGGGCTTCTTCCTGATTTCCTCCTATCTTTTCTTTCGAGGCTTTACTCTGGACCGCCTCATGGTAAAGTGGAATTCCAGGATACGGAGCGTGTTGGTTCCCTATATTGTATGGAATTTCCTTTACTATCTTGGATATGTCGTCGGCAGCCGGATTCCGGTGCTTTCTGATATCATAGGAAAGGGAAAAGTGCCTTTTACAATTACCATGGCAGCTGAATCGGTCCTTCATTATAAGTATAATTATGTATTCTGGTATTTGAACCAACTGATCCAGCTGATCCTTCTGGCCCCCCTTATTTATATCATTGTAAAGCGGAAGAAAACGGGCTGTTTATTTCTTGCGGGAATTTTGGCAGCAATCTATATGGGAGCGGTGCTTCCTTTTTTGAATCTGGATGCCCTGTTTTATTATTCTTTCGGGGCCTTTGCAGCCATTCATGGGAAAAAGATCGTAGAAGGGCCCTGGAATTTAAAATACCTTGAGGCAGGTGCCGCGGTTCTTATAGCAGCCTTTTTTCTATACTGGGTTGATTTTCCAGGAGATATCAAAGGGGAGATGGCAGCTTCTGACGTATGTTTCCGGCTTCTTGTTCCGGTGGGATTATGGCTCATGGTACCGGAGAAGCATCTGATAGAGGCAAAGGAATGGATGAAGCAGAACTTTTTCCTTTATGCAACTCACTTTGCCATGGTGAGGCTGATGAACAAAACGGGAGCATTGCTGCTCCCGACTGTTTCTGCAGTGCCGTTTGGCCTGTTTCTGCTCATGCCGCTTTTTTGTGTCTTCTTCAGTTATCAGATAGGGCGGTTGTTAAGGCGTTTCCTTCCGGGCCTGTGGTGTCTGTTAAACGGTGGAAGGTAA
- a CDS encoding S8 family peptidase, with protein MKKTTRAACLILALLLAGLPFINSPDPGKAPQKTLTSALQTYSSDSGQALRTMALGPGLVNLSPSDEFSTYQWGLKNDGEFHLIELKSRFKSVDNIYDGRKSKDGALKPGPGDYESTVIGAVTGIDINIQPAWKLYDQAENKRSVIVAIIDTGIDINHQELKDAIWTNPGEIDGDGIDNNGDGYVDDIHGWNFYSGNNQVFTGSEDTHGTHAAGTISAARGAYGIAGITDNNYVKIMPLKALGGEDGLGSPEAVIQAIHYAEAHGASICNLSMGTTAYSEELALTIKNSRMLFVVSCGNGGISGLGYDTDIYPVYPASLPYDNIISVANLLFDGSLGKDSNYGANSVDIAAPGSYILSTVPGNAYGFMSGTSMAAPMVTGVAAMLYSYRQDISLSDVKNILLSSSRKLDTLTGKMVSGGLLDAHAALTWQHSR; from the coding sequence ATGAAAAAAACAACTCGCGCTGCCTGTCTGATCCTAGCCCTCCTTCTCGCAGGCCTGCCCTTTATTAACAGCCCTGATCCCGGAAAAGCCCCCCAAAAGACCTTGACCAGCGCACTTCAAACATATTCTTCGGACAGCGGACAAGCCTTGCGGACTATGGCCCTTGGCCCGGGCCTTGTAAACTTATCCCCCTCGGATGAATTTTCCACTTACCAGTGGGGACTAAAAAATGACGGAGAATTCCACCTTATAGAGTTAAAATCCAGATTTAAATCCGTTGATAATATTTACGATGGGAGGAAATCAAAAGATGGCGCATTAAAGCCCGGCCCCGGAGATTATGAATCTACAGTAATCGGCGCTGTCACGGGAATTGATATTAACATACAGCCTGCATGGAAACTTTATGACCAGGCTGAAAACAAGCGTTCCGTTATTGTTGCCATTATCGATACCGGCATTGATATCAATCATCAGGAGCTTAAAGATGCCATATGGACCAATCCCGGCGAGATTGACGGGGATGGGATCGATAACAACGGCGACGGATATGTGGATGATATTCACGGTTGGAATTTTTATTCCGGAAACAACCAGGTCTTTACCGGCAGTGAGGACACCCATGGAACCCATGCGGCAGGAACCATCAGTGCTGCACGGGGAGCCTACGGCATTGCCGGAATCACGGATAATAATTACGTTAAGATCATGCCCTTAAAGGCCCTTGGAGGCGAAGACGGACTGGGATCCCCGGAGGCAGTAATCCAGGCTATCCATTATGCCGAAGCACATGGTGCTTCCATCTGCAATCTGAGCATGGGCACCACTGCTTACAGTGAAGAACTGGCCCTGACCATAAAAAATTCCAGGATGCTGTTTGTGGTTTCCTGCGGAAACGGCGGAATCTCCGGACTTGGATATGATACAGACATCTACCCTGTTTATCCGGCTTCCCTGCCTTATGACAACATCATTTCCGTGGCAAACCTCCTGTTTGACGGAAGCTTGGGCAAGGATTCCAACTATGGCGCAAACAGTGTTGATATAGCCGCCCCTGGCAGCTACATATTAAGTACTGTTCCAGGAAATGCCTATGGCTTTATGAGCGGCACTTCCATGGCAGCTCCCATGGTAACAGGCGTAGCCGCTATGCTCTATTCCTACCGGCAGGATATATCCCTGTCTGATGTAAAAAATATTCTTTTAAGCTCCAGCAGGAAGCTGGATACCCTGACAGGAAAAATGGTAAGCGGAGGCCTTTTAGATGCCCACGCCGCCCTGACATGGCAACATTCACGATAG
- a CDS encoding MupG family TIM beta-alpha barrel fold protein: MNTGISIYFSNGMEKNERLIKKAVKSGVKYAFTSLHIPEETGVDYRSDVQKLLGMCREGGLNLIVDVGPETLEKLGTESIAELKELGITHVRLDYGFDAKETVEISKDFHVVFNASTIMEEELLEWKKYGADFTRFAACHNFYPKQFTALSLKRTREMNQRLQYLGFTTMAFVPGNLELRGPLFEGLPTVEEHRERKDQVLLNMLELYYEGSCDVVLIGDVDVEEKDWKDIQCLSHDYVELKADILPSCEFVRDIIHHDRPDSSKYVFRSQESRQYRQDIKPDTDNQSQVRKRGSVCMSNAHYLRYMGELEIARVDLPGEVRVNVIGQVHDSHMKYLPFIQKGLGVKLV; this comes from the coding sequence ATGAATACAGGAATTTCAATCTATTTTTCAAACGGAATGGAAAAAAATGAACGCTTAATAAAAAAAGCGGTAAAGAGCGGAGTGAAGTATGCATTTACTTCACTCCACATTCCGGAGGAGACAGGAGTCGATTACCGTTCGGATGTGCAAAAGCTCCTGGGCATGTGCAGGGAAGGCGGGTTAAATCTCATTGTGGATGTTGGCCCGGAGACCCTTGAAAAGCTTGGAACAGAAAGCATTGCAGAGCTGAAAGAGCTTGGGATCACCCATGTCCGCCTTGATTATGGCTTTGATGCAAAAGAAACGGTAGAGATTTCCAAGGATTTTCATGTGGTGTTTAATGCCTCCACCATTATGGAGGAGGAACTTTTGGAGTGGAAAAAGTATGGGGCTGATTTTACCAGATTTGCAGCCTGCCATAATTTTTATCCCAAGCAGTTTACGGCCCTGTCCTTAAAACGGACTAGGGAAATGAATCAGAGGCTTCAATATCTTGGATTTACTACCATGGCTTTTGTGCCTGGGAATCTGGAGCTTAGAGGTCCCTTATTTGAAGGCCTTCCCACGGTGGAGGAACACCGGGAGAGGAAAGACCAGGTGCTTTTGAACATGCTGGAGCTTTATTATGAAGGTTCCTGCGATGTGGTTCTGATCGGCGATGTGGATGTGGAAGAAAAGGACTGGAAGGATATTCAATGCTTAAGCCACGATTATGTGGAGCTTAAGGCGGACATACTTCCTTCCTGTGAATTTGTAAGGGATATTATTCATCATGACAGGCCGGATTCCAGCAAATATGTTTTTCGTTCCCAGGAATCAAGACAATATAGGCAGGATATTAAGCCTGATACTGATAATCAGTCACAAGTGAGGAAGCGGGGAAGTGTCTGCATGTCCAATGCTCATTATTTAAGGTATATGGGAGAACTGGAAATTGCCAGAGTTGATTTGCCTGGTGAGGTCAGGGTAAATGTCATAGGACAGGTACATGATTCTCATATGAAATATCTGCCTTTTATTCAAAAGGGGCTTGGGGTGAAGTTGGTATAA
- a CDS encoding PTS transporter subunit EIIC, which produces MNYKQISEQLLTLLGGKANITSNAACMTRLRVGLRDTSKADIEGVKKVEGVLGVVESDTIQIVFGPGKVNKVLDEFYKLTGLAKGQAENGPDQGINEVAKENKALQKAKYDKPVQRFLKKISNIFVALLPGIIAAGLINGICNVINVSTGGAFSGVWWYQCIRTMGWALFAYLPILVGYNAAKEFGGSGVLGAIAGAMSIANPGMPLLAKVNDAQILLPITNTVFNPASGGLLAALIAGAFFAFLEKNIRKRMPDLIDTFVSPLLVLIIGGIVALLVIQPLGAGLTKVIFAVLNFVYEKMGVVGGYILSAGFLPLVAVGLHQALTPIHALLNDPEGATKGINYLLPILMMAGGGQVGAGIALYVKTKNVKLKRYIRDSIPVGILGIGEPMMYAVTLPLGKSFITACVGSGFGGAVAALMHLGTVSQGVSGLFGLLIVQPGQQIGYILSMLIAYAGGFLVTYFFGVDEDRINEVYGE; this is translated from the coding sequence GTGAATTACAAGCAAATCAGTGAACAATTATTAACTCTGCTTGGGGGAAAAGCGAACATAACTTCCAATGCTGCCTGCATGACAAGGCTTCGTGTCGGTTTAAGGGATACATCCAAGGCAGATATTGAAGGTGTGAAAAAGGTAGAGGGAGTTCTTGGAGTAGTTGAAAGTGACACGATCCAGATTGTATTTGGACCGGGGAAAGTAAATAAGGTATTAGATGAATTTTATAAGCTTACAGGGCTTGCAAAGGGACAGGCTGAGAATGGCCCGGACCAGGGGATCAATGAGGTTGCAAAGGAAAACAAGGCTCTTCAGAAGGCGAAATATGATAAGCCGGTACAAAGATTTTTGAAGAAGATCTCCAATATTTTCGTAGCACTGCTTCCCGGCATCATTGCAGCAGGCTTAATTAATGGTATCTGTAATGTTATTAATGTTTCTACAGGCGGAGCTTTTTCAGGAGTATGGTGGTATCAATGCATCCGGACTATGGGCTGGGCACTGTTTGCTTATCTGCCCATTCTGGTTGGATACAATGCGGCAAAGGAATTCGGCGGTTCAGGAGTTCTTGGAGCCATTGCAGGCGCCATGTCCATTGCCAATCCGGGTATGCCTCTGCTTGCAAAGGTAAATGATGCCCAGATTCTTCTGCCTATAACCAATACGGTATTTAATCCGGCTTCCGGCGGACTTTTAGCAGCTTTGATCGCAGGTGCGTTTTTTGCCTTCCTTGAGAAGAATATCAGAAAACGTATGCCTGACTTAATTGATACCTTTGTAAGCCCTCTTTTAGTGCTTATCATCGGCGGTATCGTTGCACTGCTGGTAATCCAGCCTCTGGGTGCAGGTTTAACAAAGGTGATTTTTGCTGTTTTAAATTTTGTATATGAAAAAATGGGCGTTGTAGGCGGATACATTTTATCAGCAGGTTTCCTTCCGCTGGTAGCGGTAGGCTTACATCAGGCCTTAACCCCCATCCATGCCCTGTTAAATGATCCGGAAGGAGCAACAAAAGGAATCAACTATCTCCTTCCCATCCTTATGATGGCAGGCGGCGGACAGGTGGGTGCCGGTATTGCATTGTATGTAAAGACTAAAAATGTAAAATTAAAGAGATATATCCGGGATTCTATACCAGTAGGGATTCTTGGAATCGGAGAGCCCATGATGTATGCAGTAACCCTGCCTCTTGGCAAATCCTTTATTACCGCTTGTGTTGGCTCAGGATTTGGAGGAGCTGTTGCAGCACTGATGCACCTTGGTACCGTATCTCAGGGAGTATCCGGTTTATTTGGCTTATTGATTGTCCAGCCAGGTCAGCAGATCGGCTATATACTATCCATGCTCATTGCTTATGCAGGCGGCTTCCTGGTAACCTATTTCTTTGGAGTGGATGAAGACAGAATTAATGAGGTATATGGAGAATAA
- the murQ gene encoding N-acetylmuramic acid 6-phosphate etherase, translating to MIDLSVLTTESRNPDTMNLDEMTPLQIAAIMNQEDERAVKAVEEVLPQIATAIEWATDSLKAGGRIIYIGAGTSGRLGVLDAVECPPTFGVPRELVVGLIAGGDKAFVEAVEGAEDSETLCEADLKEISLTSKDIVIGLAASGRTPYVIYGLDYANRTGCHTVAIACNKGSDVGKKAKLAIEPVTGPEVLTGSTRLKAGTAQKMILNMISTGSMVGIGKAYENLMVDVKQSNEKLVVRSQNIVIAATGCTREEAEKVLKQAEGHVKTAVTMILLDCDPEDAKQKLSQAGGKIRKALR from the coding sequence ATGATTGATTTGTCAGTGCTGACAACAGAGTCCCGTAATCCGGATACCATGAACCTGGATGAAATGACACCACTTCAAATTGCGGCCATTATGAACCAGGAAGATGAAAGAGCCGTAAAAGCCGTAGAAGAAGTCCTCCCCCAGATTGCCACAGCAATTGAATGGGCGACGGACAGCTTAAAAGCAGGAGGCCGTATCATATACATTGGTGCAGGAACATCAGGACGTCTGGGAGTACTGGATGCGGTAGAATGTCCACCTACCTTCGGTGTCCCCAGAGAACTGGTAGTAGGCCTGATTGCAGGGGGAGATAAAGCTTTTGTAGAGGCGGTAGAAGGAGCTGAGGACAGTGAGACCTTATGTGAGGCGGATTTAAAGGAAATCAGCCTTACCTCAAAGGATATTGTGATCGGCCTGGCGGCATCCGGCAGAACGCCCTACGTAATCTACGGCCTTGATTATGCGAATAGAACAGGCTGTCATACCGTAGCCATTGCATGTAATAAAGGATCTGATGTAGGGAAAAAAGCGAAACTTGCCATTGAACCGGTGACCGGACCTGAGGTATTGACAGGATCAACCAGATTAAAGGCAGGAACAGCACAAAAGATGATCCTCAATATGATTTCAACGGGAAGCATGGTTGGAATCGGAAAAGCCTATGAAAATCTCATGGTTGACGTAAAGCAGAGCAACGAAAAGCTGGTGGTCAGGTCACAGAACATTGTGATAGCCGCAACAGGCTGTACCAGAGAAGAGGCCGAAAAGGTATTAAAACAGGCAGAAGGGCATGTTAAAACTGCTGTTACCATGATTTTGCTGGACTGTGATCCAGAGGATGCAAAACAAAAGTTATCGCAGGCCGGAGGAAAGATCCGAAAGGCTTTAAGATAA
- a CDS encoding MurR/RpiR family transcriptional regulator produces MKGLLVRIDSYLQEAGEAEKELIKRLHKNPESVLRKSIKEIAKETYTSPATVVRLCKKLGCKGYKDFQNTLAYEVALFQESRKIAFQKITREDSIEDIIYKVTKKNIESLETTQKLIEPKVVIECVKLLENCRSVTLFGLGTSLLAARDLYLKLLRADVLCNVCDDWHTQLLAARNLRKDDLAIAISYSGLTEEILQCVKEAKGNGAKVIAITRAVESELASEADFVLPVAATELIHRSGAMSSRISQLNVIDIFFTAYVNRNYEVCMSKFTKNYIQKKPPSGIPLRPESMDNN; encoded by the coding sequence ATGAAGGGTCTACTTGTAAGAATTGACAGCTATCTCCAGGAGGCTGGAGAAGCGGAAAAAGAGCTGATAAAAAGGCTGCATAAAAATCCTGAATCTGTCCTTCGAAAGAGTATTAAGGAGATTGCCAAAGAAACTTATACCTCTCCGGCAACCGTTGTAAGACTTTGCAAGAAGCTGGGCTGTAAGGGATATAAGGATTTTCAGAATACCCTTGCTTATGAGGTGGCATTATTCCAGGAGAGCAGGAAAATTGCGTTTCAGAAGATCACACGGGAAGACTCCATAGAGGATATTATTTATAAGGTCACAAAGAAAAATATTGAATCATTGGAAACTACCCAAAAGCTTATTGAACCTAAGGTTGTAATAGAATGTGTGAAGCTGCTGGAAAACTGCAGAAGTGTTACCTTATTTGGACTGGGGACCTCCCTTTTGGCGGCAAGAGATTTATACTTAAAGCTCCTTCGGGCGGATGTGCTGTGCAATGTCTGCGATGACTGGCATACACAACTGCTGGCTGCCAGAAATTTAAGAAAAGATGACTTAGCCATTGCCATCAGCTATTCAGGACTTACGGAAGAAATACTTCAATGTGTGAAAGAAGCAAAAGGAAATGGGGCAAAGGTGATTGCCATAACAAGGGCAGTGGAATCAGAACTTGCTTCGGAGGCTGATTTCGTCCTTCCCGTTGCGGCAACAGAGCTGATACACAGAAGCGGCGCCATGTCTTCCCGTATTTCACAATTAAATGTAATAGACATTTTTTTTACTGCTTATGTTAATAGAAATTATGAGGTATGTATGAGTAAATTCACTAAAAATTATATACAGAAGAAACCCCCTTCAGGGATACCTCTACGTCCAGAAAGCATGGACAATAATTAA